The Microcebus murinus isolate Inina chromosome 4, M.murinus_Inina_mat1.0, whole genome shotgun sequence genome has a segment encoding these proteins:
- the LOC142870637 gene encoding uncharacterized protein LOC142870637, which produces MLGDTPWPHMGALPSKLQPLSKGQASRNYQIFADVEKILGRAPAQCRTELGDQQGLEKPQKVTEKIYLGFSDPEIEELEMRTRQQKLSAPGPHNTGPLQNGQDVLDSKSQAPVHSKFSETIKGPQLKGEQHSHSLAKLSSTGPGGDKGRSPSPLPSPEEAFSLSLCSSDHMPPTRKSKLFLLDSSPAEDLSLQGVLGDGGSMGKGRRRREAPRLWIGQVSKLVNQDIPGSCKETELSEPEAPGASAEAPPQGLSPIPPDTLASEAAQKAPSGSAPGESPTSEKRNPRGSPGSPDEDRKPSESGPDLDNSSSNSLASHLDSSVLGEVNNFPWDLQSSRGFEQAVGQSGPGPGDQYSRPFLVPQLSNVQSSPEEQSESEDYTEDQKFYQHILQMVKISRRLEGLELPENVQEMPCKDIASMVCCMAAESSRVSGEGEHEAIRAMERDSSFLALGPELMEHPQEVALAPDGQETSQQAHIQLSSSLLRQGLVEPSSSGGLAAEPDRMQLHQVGFLKRMA; this is translated from the coding sequence ATGCTGGGTGACACCCCCTGGCCTCACATGGGTGCCCTCCCCAGTAAGCTGCAGCCGCTCTCCAAAGGCCAAGCTTCCCGGAACTACCAGATCTTTGCCGACGTGGAGAAAATCTTAGGCAGGGCCCCAGCCCAATGCAGGACAGAGTTAGGTGATCAGCAGGGTCTGGAGAAACCCCAGAAGGTGACAGAGAAAATCTACCTGGGTTTTTCAGACCCCGAAATAGAAGAGCTGGAAATGAGGACAAGACAGCAGAAACTCAGCGCTCCGGGCCCTCACAACACTGGGCCTCTCCAAAATGGGCAGGATGTATTAGACAGCAAGAGCCAGGCCCCTGTCCACTCAAAGTTTTCTGAAACCATCAAGGGCCCACAGCTGAAAGGAGAGCAGCATAGCCACAGCTTAGCCAAACTGAGCTCCACTGGCCCTGGAGGGGACAAAGGCCGGAGTCCCAGTCCCTTGCCATCCCCTGAGGAGGCGTTCTCCCTGTCCCTTTGTTCTTCTGACCACATGCCACCTACTAGGAAGAGCAAGCTGTTCTTGTTAGATAGCAGCCCTGCTGAAGACCTGAGCTTGCAGGGAGTGCTTGGGGATGGTGGCAGCATgggcaagggaaggaggagaagagaggccCCAAGATTATGGATAGGACAGGTCTCCAAGCTTGTCAACCAGGACATCCCAGGGAGTTGCAAGGAAACAGAGCTCAGTGAACCTGAGGCTCCAGGGGCCTCAGCTGAGGCTCCACCTCAGGGACTTTCCCCAATACCTCCTGATACCCTGGCATCAGAAGCAGCTCAGAAAGCCCCTTCAGGGAGTGCCCCAGGGGAGTCTCCTACCAGTGAGAAGAGAAACCCCCGAGGGTCTCCAGGGTCCCCTGATGAAGATAGGAAGCCTAGTGAGTCTGGGCCTGACTTGgataacagcagcagcaacagcctGGCCTCACACCTTGACTCTTCTGTCCTGGGTGAGGTGAATAACTTCCCTTGGGACCTGCAGAGCTCACGGGGATTCGAGCAGGCTGTGGGTCAGTCAGGCCCAGGACCTGGAGATCAATACTCCAGACCCTTCCTAGTTCCTCAGTTGTCCAATGTGCAGAGCTCTCCTGAGGAGCAGTCAGAGAGTGAAGACTACACTGAGGATCAGAAGTTCTACCAGCACATCTTGCAGATGGTCAAGATCTCTAGGCGGCTGGAGGGCCTGGAGCTGCCTGAGAACGTACAGGAAATGCCATGCAAAGACATCGCCAGCATGGTTTGTTGCATGGCAGCTGAGTCTTCCAGGGTGTCTGGTGAGGGTGAGCATGAGGCCATCAGAGCTATGGAGAGGGACTCAAGTTTTCTGGCTCTGGGCCCAGAGCTGATGGAACATCCTCAGGAGGTGGCCCTTGCCCCTGATGGGCAGGAGACCTCTCAGCAAGCCCATATCCAGCTGAGCAGCAGCCTCCTCAGGCAGGGGCTAGTCGAGCCGAGCTCCAGTGGAGGGCTGGCTGCAGAGCCAGACAGGATGCAGCTTCACCAGGTAGGCTTCTTAAAGAGAATGGCTTGA